The following coding sequences lie in one Lentilactobacillus sp. SPB1-3 genomic window:
- a CDS encoding phosphoenolpyruvate carboxykinase — translation MVQEKIDTAPLYVNPDRGVAVLNYSSKYIKDLFQLVNSEELAGIVKVYLNDNSYKKTPSALNDVSVEEYVGVIKDILMNHMDSLKFASTDILNSIEDLYTYYRSLLRISTINKHQNAIIGTSFMNIDNRFNELVLNLYRSVEEKLQGHVNHIYRQVDAGTNACILTQTIKWDVPEKYASLASIRFIDTLMVRPPVMVHTKSNKREGVFSETKQNPIENFKGDRESWYCYPAWVGESLAYIYFDRDYFANGLALGNLFELADEEAVKDRKPDIILLFGSEGATSDTDDNCHYFLDAENDIYVGQVPYNDKTTYFGYMKKMVLTLHNLSMISKHKLPIHGSMVKITFSNGKTKSVVFFGDSGAGKSESIEALQEIADDKIENIETIFDDMGSFTLTGDEQAIYAQGTETGAFVRLDDLSSEVAFSNMDRGIYMNPELSNARCIIPANTYQNIVKHHNVDMWLYANNYDKEIGVHQFDDEQEAKSVFVAGKRKALGTTDEVGMSITFFANPFGPVQKQAETQEIIDEVFPALFKKGTFIGEIYTHLGYDKKKSSLNASAQALLDILMNS, via the coding sequence ATGGTACAAGAAAAGATTGATACAGCGCCGTTGTATGTCAACCCGGACCGTGGGGTTGCAGTTTTGAATTACAGCTCTAAATACATTAAGGACTTATTCCAGTTAGTTAATAGTGAAGAACTTGCCGGAATCGTCAAGGTTTACTTGAATGATAATAGCTATAAAAAGACACCTTCAGCGCTAAACGATGTTTCTGTTGAAGAATATGTCGGTGTCATCAAAGATATTTTGATGAACCACATGGATAGTCTCAAGTTTGCTTCAACCGACATCTTGAATAGTATCGAAGATCTGTACACATACTATCGTTCGCTCCTTCGAATTTCGACAATTAATAAACATCAAAATGCGATTATTGGTACTTCATTCATGAATATTGATAATCGATTCAATGAACTAGTTTTAAATTTGTATCGGAGTGTTGAAGAAAAGCTTCAAGGCCACGTTAACCATATTTATCGCCAGGTTGATGCCGGTACAAACGCCTGTATTTTAACTCAAACAATTAAATGGGATGTTCCTGAAAAGTATGCTTCACTTGCTAGCATTCGTTTTATTGATACATTAATGGTTCGACCTCCAGTTATGGTTCATACCAAGAGTAACAAGCGTGAAGGGGTCTTTTCTGAGACTAAACAAAACCCAATTGAAAACTTCAAAGGCGATCGTGAAAGCTGGTATTGTTATCCAGCTTGGGTCGGCGAAAGTTTAGCATACATTTACTTTGATCGCGATTACTTCGCTAATGGCCTAGCATTAGGTAACTTATTTGAATTAGCCGATGAAGAAGCTGTTAAAGATCGCAAACCAGATATCATTTTATTATTTGGTAGTGAAGGGGCCACTTCAGATACTGATGACAATTGTCATTACTTCTTAGATGCAGAAAATGACATTTACGTTGGCCAAGTTCCTTATAACGATAAAACAACTTACTTTGGTTATATGAAGAAGATGGTTTTGACGCTTCATAACCTAAGCATGATTAGCAAACATAAATTGCCAATTCATGGTTCAATGGTTAAGATTACTTTCTCAAATGGTAAGACTAAGTCAGTCGTCTTCTTTGGTGATAGCGGTGCCGGAAAGTCTGAATCTATTGAAGCATTGCAAGAAATTGCTGATGATAAAATTGAAAATATTGAAACTATTTTCGATGACATGGGTAGCTTCACGCTTACAGGAGATGAACAAGCCATCTACGCGCAAGGAACTGAAACGGGTGCTTTTGTTCGACTAGATGATTTGAGTTCTGAAGTAGCATTTAGCAATATGGATCGGGGTATCTACATGAATCCTGAATTATCTAATGCCCGTTGTATAATTCCTGCTAACACTTACCAAAATATTGTTAAACACCACAACGTTGATATGTGGCTGTACGCTAACAACTATGATAAAGAAATCGGTGTTCATCAATTTGATGATGAGCAAGAAGCTAAGAGTGTTTTTGTAGCTGGTAAACGTAAAGCGTTAGGAACTACTGATGAAGTTGGAATGAGCATAACTTTCTTTGCCAACCCATTTGGACCAGTTCAAAAACAGGCGGAAACTCAAGAGATCATTGATGAAGTCTTCCCAGCCTTATTTAAAAAAGGCACATTTATTGGTGAAATCTATACTCACCTTGGATATGATAAGAAGAAATCAAGTCTTAACGCGTCAGCTCAAGCTTTGCTTGATATTTTAATGAACAGCTAG